The following proteins are encoded in a genomic region of Xanthomonas citri pv. mangiferaeindicae:
- a CDS encoding aldehyde dehydrogenase — protein MSHPVLTALGLETTESGTYLGNNEWARDTGAGTLTPVNPASGESLAQVLATSQADYETIVTRAQAAFREWRTTPAPRRGEAIRLCAEALRTHKDALGSLVALEMGKSKPEGDGEVQEMIDIGEFAVGLSRQLYGLTMHSERPGHRMYEQWHPLGLVGVISAFNFPVAVWAWNSFVAAVCGNVTIWKPSPKTPLSAIASMKICNEALRAGGFPDIFFLFNDAGSDLAQAFVDDKRIALVSFTGSTQVGRHVGERVARRMGRSLLELGGNNAIIVDPTADLKLAIPAIVFGAVGTAGQRCTTTRRLFVHASIFDDVLAKLKTAYAQVESRIGDPTDAANLMGPLNSRDAVDAYLAAIEKAKAAGGTIESGGKALDDRKGFFVLPTIVTGLSNDAEVVQAETFAPILYVMKYEQLDEAIDMQNDVPQGLSSAIFTNDLKASERFLSARGSDCGIANVNIGTSGAEIGGAFGGEKETGGGRESGSDAWRAYMRRQTNTINYSDALPLAQGIKFDL, from the coding sequence ATGTCCCATCCCGTCCTCACCGCGCTCGGCCTCGAGACCACCGAATCGGGCACCTACCTCGGCAACAACGAATGGGCCCGTGATACCGGTGCCGGCACGCTGACTCCGGTCAACCCGGCCAGCGGCGAGTCGCTGGCGCAGGTGCTGGCGACCTCGCAGGCCGACTACGAGACCATCGTGACCCGCGCCCAGGCCGCGTTCCGCGAATGGCGCACGACGCCGGCGCCGCGCCGCGGCGAGGCCATCCGGCTGTGCGCCGAGGCGCTGCGCACGCACAAGGACGCGCTCGGTTCGCTGGTCGCGCTGGAGATGGGCAAGTCCAAGCCCGAAGGCGACGGCGAAGTGCAGGAGATGATCGACATCGGCGAGTTCGCCGTCGGTCTGTCGCGTCAGCTCTACGGCCTGACCATGCATTCCGAGCGCCCCGGCCACCGCATGTACGAGCAGTGGCACCCGCTGGGCCTGGTGGGCGTGATCAGCGCGTTCAATTTCCCGGTCGCGGTCTGGGCCTGGAACAGCTTCGTCGCCGCGGTCTGCGGCAATGTCACGATCTGGAAGCCGTCGCCGAAGACGCCGCTGTCGGCGATCGCCTCGATGAAGATCTGCAACGAAGCGCTGCGGGCCGGCGGCTTCCCGGACATCTTCTTCCTGTTCAACGACGCCGGCAGCGATCTGGCCCAGGCGTTCGTCGACGACAAGCGCATCGCGCTGGTCAGCTTCACCGGCTCGACCCAGGTCGGCCGCCACGTCGGCGAGCGCGTCGCGCGCCGCATGGGGCGCTCGCTGCTCGAACTGGGCGGCAACAACGCGATCATCGTCGACCCGACCGCCGACCTGAAGCTGGCGATCCCGGCGATCGTGTTCGGTGCGGTCGGTACCGCCGGCCAGCGTTGCACGACCACGCGCCGGCTGTTCGTGCACGCTTCGATCTTCGACGACGTGCTGGCCAAGCTCAAGACCGCCTACGCCCAGGTCGAATCGCGGATCGGCGACCCCACCGATGCGGCCAATCTGATGGGGCCGCTGAACTCGCGCGACGCGGTCGACGCCTACCTGGCGGCGATCGAGAAGGCCAAGGCCGCGGGCGGCACGATCGAGAGCGGCGGCAAGGCGCTCGACGACCGCAAGGGCTTCTTCGTGCTGCCGACCATCGTCACCGGGCTGTCGAACGATGCCGAGGTGGTGCAGGCCGAGACCTTCGCGCCGATCCTCTACGTCATGAAGTACGAGCAGCTCGACGAGGCGATCGACATGCAGAACGACGTGCCGCAGGGCCTGTCGTCGGCGATCTTCACCAACGACCTCAAGGCCTCCGAGCGCTTCCTGTCGGCGCGCGGTTCGGACTGCGGCATCGCCAACGTCAACATCGGCACGTCCGGCGCCGAGATCGGCGGCGCATTCGGCGGCGAGAAGGAGACCGGCGGTGGCCGCG